Proteins from one Panicum virgatum strain AP13 chromosome 7K, P.virgatum_v5, whole genome shotgun sequence genomic window:
- the LOC120641187 gene encoding agmatine deiminase-like, translating to MMAKILEGRPAKMGFRMPAEWEPHEQCWMGWPERPDNWRENAGPAQETFARAAIAISKFEPVTICASAKQYPNVHKLMEHQTNIRVAEMSMNDSWFRDMGPTFITRKVESGIEKQTIAGIDWQFNAWGGIYDDWSLDSDVAKKIFEIERIPRFSHKMVLEGGSIHVDGEGTCITTEECLLNPNRNPNMSKLEIENELKDFLGVTKVIWIPRGLYGDEDTNGHVDNLCCFIKPGVILLSWTDDEKDPQYERSVEALSVLTRSVDAKGRHLEVVKIHVPGPLYMTQEEADGVLSTGHAVAREPGTRLAASYVNFYVANGGVVAPAFGDDRWDKEACAVLRKAFPDHEVVMVEGAREIVLGGGNVHCITQQQPVRPS from the exons ATGATGGCGAAGATCCTGGAGGGCCGCCCGGCGAAGATGGGGTTCCGGATGCCGGCGGAGTGGGAGCCGCACGAGCAGTGCTGGATGGGATGGCCC GAGCGTCCAGATAACTGGCGGGAGAATGCTGGTCCAGCTCAAGAGACATTTGCGAGAGCTGCAATTGCCATTTCAAAGTTTGAGCCCGTCACAATATGTGCAAGTGCCAAGCAG TACCCCAATGTCCACAAGCTGATGGAACATCAGACGAACATCAGGGTGGCTGAGATGAGCATGAATGATTCCTGGTTCCGTGATATGGGGCCCACT TTTATCACCCGGAAAGTTGAGTCAGGAATCGAAAAACAGACAATAGCAGGAATCGATTGGCAATTTAATGCCTGGGGAG GAATTTATGATGATTGGAGTCTTGACAGCGATGTTGCCAAGAAA ATATTTGAGATTGAGAGGATCCCTAGGTTTTCGCATAAAATGGTTCTCGAGGGTGGAAGCATTCATGTAGATGGAGAAG GTACGTGCATCACAACGGAAGAATGCTTGCTGAATCCTAACAGAAACCCCAACATGAGCAAACTAGAGATAGAGAATGAGCTGAAGGATTTCCTTGGGGTCACAAAGGTCATCTGGATACCTCGTGGGCTGTACG GTGATGAGGACACAAACGGTCACGTTGACAACCTCTGCTGCTTCATCAAACCCGGCGTGATCCTCTTGTCCTGGACGGATGACGAGAAGGACCCCCAGTACGAGCGGTCGGTCGAGGCGCTGTCAGTTCTCACCCGATCGGTGGACGCCAAAGGACGGCACCTGGAGGTGGTGAAGATCCACGTCCCGGGGCCTCTGTACATGACACAGGAAGAAGCGGACGGCGTTCTTTCAACG GGGCACGCCGTGGCGAGGGAGCCGGGCACGAGGCTGGCCGCCTCGTACGTGAACTTCTACGTCGCCAACGGCGGGGTCGTGGCGCCGGCCTTCGGCGACGACAGGTGGGACAAGGAGGCGTGCGCGGTTCTGCGGAAGGCGTTCCCTGACCACGAG GTGGTGATGGTGGAGGGCGCGCGGGAGATCGTGCTGGGGGGCGGCAACGTCCACTGCATcacgcagcagcagcccgtGCGCCCGTCGTAG